The Methylobacterium currus genome contains a region encoding:
- a CDS encoding gamma-glutamylcyclotransferase family protein, producing MPLYFAYGSNMDRAAMARRCPASRVLGLGRLNRHRLVIMREGYASVERCPSGTVWGVLWDLSLADVPALDRYEGVASGLYVKAQQPVSTEGGVRRALVYLGRGSGGVPRPGYLEGVIAAGRENGLPEMYLRGLAALKR from the coding sequence GTGCCGCTCTACTTCGCCTACGGCTCCAACATGGACCGGGCCGCCATGGCCCGGCGTTGCCCCGCCTCGCGGGTGCTCGGCCTCGGCCGGCTCAACCGCCACCGCCTCGTCATCATGCGGGAGGGCTACGCCTCGGTGGAGCGCTGTCCCTCCGGCACGGTCTGGGGCGTGCTGTGGGATTTGAGCCTCGCCGACGTGCCGGCCCTCGACCGCTACGAGGGCGTGGCGAGCGGGCTCTACGTCAAGGCGCAGCAGCCGGTCTCGACCGAAGGTGGGGTGCGGCGGGCGCTGGTGTATCTGGGCCGCGGCAGCGGCGGCGTGCCGAGGCCGGGCTACCTGGAGGGCGTGATCGCGGCGGGCCGGGAGAACGGCCTGCCGGAGATGTATTTACGGGGATTGGCGGCGCTCAAGCGGTAA